A DNA window from Bacillus sp. SM2101 contains the following coding sequences:
- a CDS encoding response regulator, which translates to MGHKILIVDDQYGIRILLNEVFQKEGYVTFQASNGVEALDIVKKHSPDLVLLDMKIPGMDGIEILKRMRVDDQDIKVKVIIMTAYGELDMIQEAKDLGAITHFAKPFDIDEIRVAVKEQLSIGSVKQ; encoded by the coding sequence ATGGGGCACAAAATACTAATTGTCGATGATCAGTATGGCATTCGTATATTACTTAACGAAGTATTTCAAAAAGAAGGCTATGTAACATTTCAAGCTTCTAATGGAGTTGAGGCATTAGATATTGTAAAAAAGCACTCACCTGACTTAGTATTGCTAGATATGAAAATTCCAGGTATGGATGGAATAGAGATATTAAAGAGAATGAGGGTAGACGATCAAGATATAAAGGTCAAAGTCATTATTATGACAGCATATGGGGAGTTGGACATGATTCAAGAAGCGAAGGATTTAGGAGCGATTACTCATTTTGCTAAACCTTTTGATATCGATGAAATTCGTGTAGCGGTGAAGGAGCAATTGTCAATTGGTTCTGTTAAACAATGA
- the rpmE gene encoding 50S ribosomal protein L31 produces MKAGIHPNYSKVTVKCACGNEFESGSVKEEVRVEICSACHPFYTGRQKFASADGRVDKFNKKYGLK; encoded by the coding sequence ATGAAAGCTGGAATTCATCCAAATTATTCAAAAGTAACTGTTAAATGTGCTTGTGGAAACGAGTTCGAAAGTGGCTCTGTAAAAGAAGAGGTGCGTGTTGAGATTTGCTCAGCTTGTCATCCATTCTATACTGGACGTCAAAAATTCGCTTCTGCAGATGGACGTGTAGATAAATTTAACAAAAAATACGGCCTTAAGTAA
- a CDS encoding thymidine kinase → MYVMKQTGWLELICGSMFSGKSEELIRRVRRAQFAKQSIQVFKPLIDNRYSDEEVVSHNGTSIIAHSVKDSQDIISNVTSTTDVVAIDEVQFFDEDIIQVVTQLANQGHRVIVAGLDQDFRGEPFGPVPALMAIAELVTKLQAVCAICGSPASRTQRLIDGNPAYYDEPIILVGASESYEPRCRHHHEVPGKRSMNMGINSNNVGK, encoded by the coding sequence ATGTATGTTATGAAGCAAACTGGCTGGCTTGAACTAATTTGTGGCAGCATGTTTTCTGGGAAGTCTGAAGAATTAATTCGACGAGTGAGACGTGCGCAATTTGCAAAGCAAAGTATTCAAGTTTTTAAACCACTTATAGATAATCGTTATAGTGATGAAGAAGTAGTATCTCATAATGGGACATCTATTATTGCTCATTCTGTAAAAGATTCACAAGATATTATTTCGAATGTAACGTCTACAACAGATGTAGTAGCAATTGATGAAGTTCAATTTTTTGATGAAGACATTATTCAAGTTGTTACACAATTAGCCAACCAAGGTCATCGTGTCATCGTTGCTGGTCTAGATCAAGATTTTAGAGGAGAACCGTTCGGGCCTGTTCCTGCGCTAATGGCTATTGCTGAATTAGTGACAAAGTTGCAAGCTGTTTGTGCCATTTGTGGTTCACCAGCGAGTAGAACTCAGCGATTAATAGATGGTAATCCTGCTTATTATGATGAACCAATTATTTTAGTAGGAGCATCAGAATCATATGAACCTCGGTGTCGTCATCATCATGAAGTACCAGGTAAACGTAGCATGAATATGGGGATAAATAGTAACAATGTCGGAAAATAA
- the spoIIR gene encoding stage II sporulation protein R: MAKKNIAIIYILLLVFGVNIVFYGEQTNVQANDTVIIPDEAIRLRILANSDSSEDQALKRLIRDKVNEQITLWVEELTSIEEARKLINTRVHMIEQIVESVLSNQGSKQNASVEFDEVSFPTKLYGNYLYPAGEYEAILITLGDGAGANWWCVLFPPLCFLDFSNGEAVDMNDNSENELKQTKETKNEKVKVRFFLIEWISKLFD, encoded by the coding sequence ATGGCGAAGAAAAACATTGCTATTATATATATTTTATTATTAGTTTTTGGAGTTAATATTGTGTTTTATGGAGAGCAAACAAATGTCCAGGCAAATGATACTGTCATTATTCCAGATGAGGCGATTCGTTTACGCATACTTGCTAATAGTGATTCTAGTGAAGACCAAGCTTTGAAAAGGCTCATTCGAGATAAGGTAAATGAACAAATTACACTATGGGTTGAAGAGTTGACTTCGATTGAAGAGGCAAGAAAACTAATCAATACCCGTGTTCACATGATAGAGCAAATTGTTGAATCGGTACTAAGTAACCAAGGTAGCAAACAAAATGCTAGCGTAGAGTTTGACGAAGTAAGTTTTCCGACGAAACTATATGGAAACTATTTGTATCCTGCAGGTGAATATGAGGCAATATTAATTACGTTAGGTGATGGAGCTGGAGCTAATTGGTGGTGTGTTTTATTTCCTCCTTTATGCTTTTTAGATTTTTCCAACGGTGAAGCAGTTGATATGAATGACAACAGTGAGAATGAGCTTAAGCAAACGAAAGAAACAAAAAATGAAAAGGTCAAAGTGAGATTTTTTCTTATTGAATGGATTTCAAAGTTATTTGATTAG
- a CDS encoding UDP-N-acetylglucosamine 1-carboxyvinyltransferase → MEKLKIAGGYPLKGSVKISGAKNSVVALIPATILADSPVTIEGIPNISDVQMLGGLLEEIGGNVVLNDKEMTIDPTNMISMPLPNGKVKKLRASYYLMGAMLGRFKKAVIGLPGGCHLGPRPIDQHIKGFEALGAQVTNEQGAIYLRANELRGARIYLDVVSVGATINIMLAAVRAKGRTIIENAAKEPEIIDVATLLSSMGAKIKGAGTDVIRIDGVEHLRGCRHSIIPDRIEAGTYIIVAAATGEQVLVDNVIPLHLESLIAKLREMGVSIETSNDQVLISSSNNLKAVDLKTLVYPGFPTDLQQPFTSLLTRAQGTSIVTDTIYGARFKHIDELRRMNANVKVEGGSSIISGPARLQGARVRASDLRAGASLVVAGLIANGITEITGLEHIDRGYSHLEDKLSGLGATIWREKMTQEEIEQLQNL, encoded by the coding sequence ATGGAAAAGTTAAAAATAGCTGGTGGTTATCCGTTAAAGGGATCAGTGAAAATTAGTGGAGCTAAAAATAGCGTCGTTGCTCTTATCCCAGCAACGATCTTGGCGGATTCACCTGTCACAATTGAAGGTATACCAAATATTTCGGATGTACAAATGTTAGGTGGTTTATTAGAGGAAATCGGTGGTAACGTAGTACTTAATGATAAAGAGATGACTATTGATCCTACTAATATGATCTCTATGCCTTTGCCAAATGGTAAAGTGAAAAAATTACGTGCCTCTTATTATTTAATGGGTGCGATGCTTGGTCGATTTAAAAAGGCTGTAATTGGGTTGCCAGGAGGGTGTCACTTGGGACCTCGACCAATTGACCAGCATATTAAAGGCTTTGAAGCACTTGGAGCTCAAGTAACCAACGAACAAGGTGCGATTTATTTACGTGCTAATGAGCTAAGGGGTGCCAGAATATATTTAGATGTAGTAAGTGTTGGTGCAACGATTAATATTATGTTGGCAGCTGTCAGAGCAAAAGGGAGAACGATTATTGAGAATGCTGCAAAAGAACCTGAGATTATTGATGTAGCCACTTTACTCTCTAGTATGGGTGCAAAAATCAAGGGTGCAGGAACTGATGTCATCCGAATTGACGGGGTAGAGCATCTTCGTGGGTGCCGCCACTCAATCATACCGGATAGAATTGAAGCTGGTACATACATTATCGTTGCAGCGGCAACTGGAGAACAAGTGTTGGTAGATAATGTAATTCCGTTACATCTCGAATCACTTATTGCTAAGCTACGTGAAATGGGTGTTTCAATTGAAACAAGTAATGATCAAGTGCTAATTTCTAGTTCAAATAATTTAAAGGCAGTCGATTTAAAAACACTTGTGTATCCCGGTTTTCCGACAGATCTACAACAACCTTTTACTTCTTTACTAACAAGAGCACAAGGTACAAGTATTGTTACTGATACGATTTATGGTGCACGCTTTAAGCATATTGATGAATTGAGGCGTATGAATGCGAATGTCAAAGTAGAAGGTGGCTCATCCATTATTTCTGGTCCAGCTCGATTACAAGGTGCAAGAGTGCGAGCGAGTGATTTGCGAGCAGGAGCTTCATTGGTTGTAGCTGGTTTAATCGCTAATGGTATAACAGAAATAACTGGATTAGAGCATATTGATCGTGGTTATAGTCACCTTGAGGATAAGCTTTCAGGTCTCGGTGCGACGATATGGAGAGAGAAAATGACTCAAGAAGAAATAGAACAGTTACAAAACTTATAA
- a CDS encoding class II fructose-bisphosphate aldolase, with amino-acid sequence MPLVSMTEMLNKAKNEGYAVGQFNLNNLEFTQAILQAAKEENSPVICGVSEGAARYMGGFKTVVKMVEGLIEDYNITVPVAIHLDHGSSFEKCAEAIHAGFTSVMIDGSHHPLEENIAITQKVVELAHLHGVSVEAELGRIGGQEDDLVVDDADAMYAIPSECDQLVRETGVDCFAPALGSVHGPYKGEPNLGFDRMKEVMELTGIPLVLHGGTGIPTKDIQKAISLGTSKINVNTENQIASAKVVREVLAEKTEEYDPRKYLGPAREAIKETVKGKMKEFGSSDKA; translated from the coding sequence ATGCCTTTAGTTTCTATGACTGAAATGCTTAACAAAGCAAAAAATGAAGGATATGCAGTTGGACAGTTTAACCTGAACAACTTAGAGTTTACACAAGCAATTTTACAAGCTGCTAAAGAAGAAAACTCACCTGTTATTTGTGGTGTTTCTGAAGGTGCTGCTCGTTATATGGGTGGATTTAAAACAGTTGTAAAGATGGTTGAAGGATTAATTGAAGATTATAACATTACAGTTCCTGTGGCGATTCATTTAGACCATGGTTCAAGCTTTGAAAAATGTGCTGAAGCAATCCATGCAGGCTTTACTTCCGTTATGATTGATGGTTCTCACCATCCACTTGAAGAAAATATTGCTATTACGCAAAAAGTTGTTGAACTTGCACACCTACACGGAGTTTCTGTGGAAGCAGAATTAGGCCGTATTGGTGGTCAAGAAGACGATTTAGTAGTTGATGATGCAGATGCAATGTATGCTATTCCATCTGAGTGTGATCAACTTGTTCGTGAAACTGGAGTAGACTGCTTTGCGCCAGCTCTAGGATCTGTCCACGGACCATACAAAGGTGAACCTAATCTTGGCTTTGACCGCATGAAAGAAGTTATGGAATTAACAGGTATTCCTTTAGTACTTCATGGTGGAACAGGAATTCCTACGAAAGATATTCAAAAGGCTATTTCATTAGGAACATCAAAAATTAATGTAAATACTGAAAACCAAATTGCTTCAGCTAAAGTCGTTCGTGAAGTATTAGCTGAAAAAACAGAAGAGTATGATCCACGTAAATATTTAGGACCAGCTCGTGAAGCTATTAAAGAGACTGTAAAAGGTAAAATGAAGGAATTTGGTTCATCAGATAAAGCGTAA
- a CDS encoding anti-repressor SinI family protein — MESVKNNFRLDREWVDLICEALDSKLTVAEIKEFLQQNQSPQKELHTKKECIKA, encoded by the coding sequence ATGGAGAGTGTAAAAAATAATTTTCGTTTAGATCGTGAATGGGTTGACTTAATATGTGAAGCATTAGATAGTAAACTTACAGTTGCAGAAATAAAAGAATTTTTACAACAGAATCAATCTCCTCAAAAAGAATTGCATACGAAAAAAGAATGCATAAAAGCCTAA
- a CDS encoding DUF2529 family protein encodes MLKIFTTQLSGIFTKIINNEEFQIEDGARLLAQAKFGDGSIYLHGVNEMEAISIESSIGAEPLLHIKELPSINHFNSLNETDRVLLITRFSTDEAAINIALALRKRGIPTVAICNVATPDNDEITLSNIADIVIDTKLAKPLITNSDGTRFGFPTTMIALFTYHALAYTMQEILDEY; translated from the coding sequence ATGCTAAAGATATTTACTACTCAGCTAAGCGGAATATTTACTAAAATTATTAATAATGAAGAGTTCCAAATTGAGGATGGAGCTAGATTATTGGCACAAGCAAAATTCGGTGATGGTTCAATATACCTACATGGAGTGAATGAAATGGAAGCAATTTCAATTGAATCCTCAATTGGTGCGGAGCCATTATTACACATAAAAGAGCTACCCTCAATCAATCACTTCAATTCCCTTAATGAGACAGATAGAGTACTATTGATCACGCGATTCTCAACCGATGAAGCAGCAATTAATATAGCATTAGCATTAAGAAAAAGAGGCATCCCTACTGTTGCAATATGCAACGTCGCAACACCAGATAACGATGAAATTACACTCTCTAACATAGCAGATATTGTTATCGATACGAAGTTAGCTAAACCTTTAATTACCAATAGCGATGGAACACGATTTGGCTTTCCTACAACTATGATAGCTTTATTTACTTATCATGCGCTAGCTTATACAATGCAAGAGATATTAGATGAATACTAA
- the glpX gene encoding class II fructose-bisphosphatase, producing the protein MERSLSMELVRVTEAAALASARWMGRGKKDEADDAATSAMRDVFDTVPMKGTVVIGEGEMDEAPMLYIGEKLGTGYGQRVDVAVDPLEGTNIVASGGWNALAVLAVADNGNLLHAPDMYMDKIAVGPEAVGHIDIDAPVIDNLKAVAKAKNKDIQDVVATVLNRPRHDHIIAQLREAGARIKLIDDGDVAGAFNTAFDHTGVDILFGSGGAPEGVLAAVALKCLGGEIQGKLLPQDDAEVERCKSMGLDVSRVLRMEDLVRGDDAIFSATGVTDGELLKGVQFKGTYGSTHSIVMRAKSGTVRFVEGRHSLKKKPNLVIK; encoded by the coding sequence ATGGAACGAAGTTTATCTATGGAGCTTGTTCGGGTAACTGAAGCAGCTGCTTTAGCATCAGCGCGATGGATGGGTCGTGGGAAAAAAGATGAAGCAGATGATGCTGCAACTTCTGCAATGAGAGACGTATTTGACACTGTACCTATGAAAGGTACTGTTGTGATTGGAGAAGGTGAAATGGACGAAGCACCGATGTTATACATTGGTGAAAAGCTTGGAACTGGTTATGGACAACGTGTGGATGTTGCTGTTGATCCACTCGAAGGCACTAACATTGTTGCTTCAGGTGGATGGAACGCGCTTGCAGTATTAGCTGTTGCTGATAACGGAAATCTATTGCACGCGCCTGATATGTATATGGATAAAATAGCTGTCGGTCCAGAGGCTGTAGGACATATTGATATCGATGCGCCTGTAATTGATAATTTGAAGGCTGTTGCAAAGGCGAAAAACAAAGATATTCAAGATGTTGTTGCAACAGTTTTGAACCGCCCTCGACATGACCATATTATTGCACAACTTCGTGAAGCAGGAGCGAGAATAAAGCTGATCGATGATGGAGATGTAGCAGGAGCTTTTAACACTGCGTTTGATCATACTGGTGTTGATATTTTATTTGGATCTGGTGGCGCTCCGGAAGGTGTTCTAGCTGCAGTTGCTTTAAAATGCTTAGGGGGAGAGATTCAAGGTAAACTCCTACCACAGGATGATGCAGAGGTAGAACGCTGTAAATCTATGGGACTTGATGTTAGTCGAGTTTTACGTATGGAAGATTTAGTTCGTGGTGATGATGCTATTTTCTCTGCAACAGGTGTTACAGATGGTGAGCTTCTTAAAGGGGTTCAATTTAAAGGCACCTATGGTTCTACTCATTCGATTGTCATGCGTGCAAAATCTGGAACGGTTCGTTTCGTAGAGGGAAGGCATAGCTTGAAGAAAAAGCCAAACCTTGTCATTAAGTAA
- the fsa gene encoding fructose-6-phosphate aldolase encodes MKFFIDTANIEEIREAHSVGILSGVTTNPSLVAKEKNVSFHDRLREITSLVPGSVSAEVIATTAPEMIEEGKELAKIAPNITIKVPMTIEGLKAVKAFSDEGIKTNVTLIFNANQALLAARAGATYVSPFLGRLDDIGHNGMDLIATIAEIFNVHNLETEIIAASIRHPMHITEAALNGAHIATVPYNLIMQLCNHPLTDQGIEKFLADWNKKND; translated from the coding sequence ATGAAATTTTTTATTGATACTGCAAACATTGAAGAAATCCGTGAAGCTCATTCAGTTGGAATTTTATCTGGTGTAACGACAAACCCAAGTTTAGTTGCAAAAGAAAAAAATGTTTCCTTTCACGATCGTCTACGTGAAATAACTTCACTCGTACCCGGCTCTGTTAGCGCTGAGGTTATTGCTACAACAGCACCAGAAATGATTGAAGAGGGCAAAGAGCTCGCTAAGATCGCTCCAAATATTACGATTAAAGTTCCGATGACTATTGAAGGCTTAAAAGCTGTGAAAGCTTTTTCTGATGAAGGAATCAAAACGAATGTTACGCTTATTTTTAATGCAAATCAAGCGTTGCTTGCTGCAAGAGCTGGAGCTACTTATGTATCACCATTCCTTGGCCGTTTAGATGATATAGGACATAATGGTATGGACTTAATTGCAACGATTGCAGAAATTTTTAATGTGCACAATCTAGAGACGGAAATTATTGCTGCCTCTATACGTCACCCAATGCATATAACAGAAGCTGCGCTAAATGGTGCTCATATAGCAACTGTTCCTTATAACTTGATTATGCAACTCTGTAATCATCCGTTGACAGATCAAGGTATTGAAAAGTTTCTAGCAGATTGGAATAAAAAAAATGACTAG
- the rho gene encoding transcription termination factor Rho → MSLTIGKLEEMKLKELYELAREFKITYYSKLTKKELIFAILKARAEKDGLLFMEGVLEIIQSEGFGFLRPINYSPSSEDIYISASQIRRFDLRNGDKVSGKVRPPKENERYYGLLHVEAVNGDDPETAKERVHFPALTPLYPNRQIKLETAPHKLSTRIMDVTAPVGFGQRGLIVAPPKAGKTMLLKEIANSITTNQPDAELIVLLIDERPEEVTDIERSVAGDVVSSTFDEVPENHIKVAELVLERAMRLVEHKRDVIILMDSITRLARAYNLVIPPSGRTLSGGIDPAAFHRPKRFFGAARNIEEGGSLTILATALVDTGSRMDDVIYEEFKGTGNMELHLDRSLAEKRIFPAIDIRRSGTRKEELLIPKDHLDKLWAIRKSMSDSPDFAEKFLRKLRKSKSNQEFFQMLEEEWKAMGHSSSRRV, encoded by the coding sequence ATGAGTCTAACAATTGGAAAGTTAGAGGAAATGAAGTTAAAGGAATTGTACGAGCTTGCTCGTGAATTTAAAATAACTTATTATAGTAAGCTTACGAAAAAGGAATTAATCTTTGCCATTTTAAAAGCAAGGGCGGAGAAAGACGGATTATTATTCATGGAAGGTGTTTTAGAAATCATTCAATCTGAAGGTTTTGGATTTCTAAGACCAATTAATTATTCTCCAAGCTCAGAGGATATCTATATTTCAGCTTCGCAAATTCGTCGATTTGACCTTCGAAACGGTGATAAAGTTTCTGGAAAAGTAAGGCCTCCTAAGGAAAATGAGCGATATTATGGATTACTACACGTAGAGGCAGTTAACGGGGATGATCCCGAAACAGCTAAAGAACGTGTACACTTTCCTGCATTGACTCCTTTGTATCCAAATAGACAAATTAAGCTTGAAACAGCTCCACATAAATTGTCGACACGCATTATGGACGTTACAGCACCTGTTGGCTTTGGACAACGTGGTTTAATTGTAGCTCCTCCAAAGGCTGGTAAAACCATGCTGTTAAAAGAAATTGCTAACAGTATTACGACAAATCAACCTGATGCTGAGCTTATTGTACTGTTAATTGATGAAAGACCAGAGGAAGTAACAGATATTGAAAGGTCTGTTGCAGGAGATGTTGTTAGTTCAACGTTTGATGAAGTACCAGAAAATCATATAAAGGTTGCAGAGCTTGTATTAGAGCGTGCGATGCGACTTGTTGAGCATAAGAGAGATGTAATCATTTTAATGGATAGCATCACACGATTAGCACGTGCGTATAACTTAGTTATCCCACCAAGTGGACGTACATTATCTGGTGGTATTGACCCAGCTGCTTTCCATCGTCCTAAGAGGTTTTTTGGAGCTGCTAGAAACATTGAAGAAGGTGGAAGCTTAACGATATTAGCTACTGCATTAGTTGATACCGGCTCAAGAATGGACGATGTCATATATGAAGAGTTCAAAGGAACTGGTAATATGGAGCTTCATTTGGATCGTTCATTAGCAGAGAAAAGAATTTTCCCTGCAATTGATATTCGTCGTTCAGGAACTCGTAAGGAAGAATTATTAATTCCTAAGGATCACCTTGATAAGTTATGGGCGATCAGAAAATCTATGTCAGATTCACCTGATTTTGCAGAGAAGTTTTTAAGAAAATTAAGGAAATCAAAATCAAATCAAGAATTTTTTCAAATGCTTGAAGAAGAATGGAAAGCGATGGGGCATTCATCATCTAGGCGAGTTTAA
- the prmC gene encoding peptide chain release factor N(5)-glutamine methyltransferase, whose product MSKQKRKIYEALNWASSFLKESNRDDNVGELLLLHHLQMSRTQLFSNMRMDIDTEIDRKFTEDIHTHCNGVPVQHIIGYEHFYGRTFRVNKEVLIPRPETEELVQGVLQRIDKLFPNGNRVNVVDVGTGSGIIAITLASERKSLHVTATDIAKESLAIAKLNAENLETEVTFIQGDLLTPFMNSDTTFDVIVSNPPYIPNDEIDKLSPVVKDYDPMRALAGGEDGLDFYRRFMTQLPYVLSEKAIIAFEVGVGQGKSVQSLLQQTFRNAVVEVVFDINGKDRMVFAEIS is encoded by the coding sequence ATGAGTAAGCAAAAGAGAAAAATATATGAAGCCCTGAATTGGGCTTCTTCTTTTTTAAAGGAATCAAATAGGGATGACAATGTAGGCGAATTATTGTTACTTCATCACCTTCAAATGTCGAGAACGCAACTGTTTAGCAACATGAGAATGGACATCGATACTGAGATAGATAGAAAGTTTACAGAAGATATACACACTCATTGTAATGGTGTTCCGGTTCAACACATTATTGGATATGAACATTTTTACGGAAGAACCTTTCGTGTAAACAAAGAAGTATTAATCCCGCGTCCAGAAACAGAAGAGCTAGTGCAAGGTGTCCTGCAACGTATAGATAAGTTATTTCCAAATGGAAATCGTGTTAACGTAGTAGATGTTGGAACTGGGAGTGGTATCATTGCCATTACATTAGCTTCTGAGCGGAAATCATTACATGTCACTGCTACTGATATTGCAAAAGAATCACTAGCCATTGCGAAATTAAATGCTGAAAACCTCGAGACAGAGGTTACGTTTATTCAAGGGGATTTGCTAACGCCTTTTATGAATAGTGATACAACTTTTGATGTGATTGTCTCGAACCCTCCTTATATCCCTAACGATGAGATTGACAAACTATCTCCAGTTGTAAAGGATTACGACCCTATGCGTGCTTTAGCTGGTGGTGAGGATGGACTTGATTTTTATCGTCGTTTTATGACGCAATTGCCTTACGTATTAAGTGAGAAGGCAATTATTGCTTTTGAAGTAGGGGTTGGACAAGGTAAGAGCGTTCAATCATTACTACAACAAACTTTTAGAAATGCAGTTGTTGAGGTTGTATTTGATATTAACGGCAAAGATAGAATGGTCTTTGCTGAGATATCTTAA
- the prfA gene encoding peptide chain release factor 1, with product MFDRLQAVEERFEKLNELLSDPEIVNDPKKLRDYSKEQSDIQETVQKYREYKSVSEQLQDAKAMLEEKLDADMRDMVKEEISELESNESEIVEHLKVLLIPKDPNDDKNVIMEIRGAAGGDEAALFAGDLYRMYSRYAEIQGWKTEVIEASSTGIGGFKEIIFMINGKGAYSKMKFENGAHRVQRVPETESGGRIHTSTATVACLPEAEEVEVDIHEKDIRVDTFASSGPGGQSVNTTMSAVRLTHVPTGTVVSCQDEKSQIKNKEKAMKVLRARVYDKFQQEAQAEYDQNRKQAVGSGDRSERIRTYNFPQNRVTDHRIGLTIQKLDQILQGKLDEFIDALILEDQSKKMEQDDNE from the coding sequence GTGTTTGATCGTTTGCAAGCTGTAGAAGAGCGTTTTGAAAAATTGAATGAGCTATTAAGTGATCCTGAAATCGTAAATGATCCTAAAAAATTACGTGATTATTCTAAGGAACAATCAGATATACAGGAAACAGTTCAAAAATATAGAGAATATAAATCTGTTAGCGAGCAACTTCAGGATGCAAAAGCAATGCTTGAAGAAAAGCTTGATGCAGATATGAGAGATATGGTTAAGGAAGAGATTAGTGAACTTGAAAGTAATGAGTCTGAAATTGTGGAGCATTTGAAAGTTCTTCTTATTCCTAAAGACCCTAATGATGATAAAAATGTAATTATGGAAATACGCGGCGCAGCAGGTGGAGATGAAGCAGCTCTATTTGCAGGTGATTTATACCGAATGTATTCTCGTTACGCGGAGATTCAAGGGTGGAAAACCGAAGTCATAGAAGCTAGTTCAACGGGAATTGGTGGCTTTAAAGAGATTATTTTTATGATAAATGGTAAAGGTGCCTATTCAAAGATGAAATTTGAAAACGGTGCACACCGCGTACAGCGTGTTCCTGAAACTGAATCTGGTGGTCGTATTCATACGTCAACAGCTACTGTTGCGTGTTTACCTGAAGCAGAAGAAGTTGAAGTAGATATCCATGAAAAGGATATTCGAGTAGATACCTTTGCTTCAAGTGGGCCAGGTGGACAGAGTGTAAATACAACCATGTCAGCTGTACGTTTAACACATGTACCAACAGGTACAGTAGTATCTTGTCAAGATGAAAAGTCACAAATAAAAAATAAAGAAAAAGCGATGAAAGTTTTACGTGCACGTGTATACGATAAGTTTCAGCAAGAAGCACAAGCTGAATATGATCAAAATCGTAAACAAGCTGTAGGCTCTGGTGATCGTTCAGAGCGTATACGGACATATAACTTTCCTCAGAATCGTGTAACTGATCATCGAATTGGCCTAACAATTCAAAAGCTAGACCAAATTTTACAAGGTAAGCTAGATGAATTTATTGATGCGCTTATATTAGAAGATCAATCCAAAAAAATGGAGCAAGACGATAATGAGTAA